The following proteins are co-located in the Echinicola sp. 20G genome:
- a CDS encoding acyl-ACP desaturase produces the protein MKDTVAINYELEKNMEVISQLDAFVGEAVDNTLLNPDDCWQPTDFLPDMGMPDAFDEVKKLQERAAGIPDTIITSLIGNMITEEALPSYQTYFNLLEGINPEGSLLSERGWVRWSKAWTAEENRHGDLLNKYLYLSGRADMKKVEQTIHRLIYNGFDPKSEKDPYQAIIYTSFQERATKVSHVNTGKLADKAGDTVLARICKQIAGDEARHEKAYKSFMKRIFEIDPNGAMLAFEKMMRKQIVMPAVLMGKGGSNPTLFDQFSAITQKIGVYTGWDYARIIDHLVKLWKIESITGLEGAAAKAQDYLAGLSDRYMRLADRMKAPDEISLAWLK, from the coding sequence ATGAAAGATACAGTAGCTATAAATTACGAACTGGAGAAAAATATGGAGGTGATCAGTCAGCTGGATGCCTTCGTAGGTGAAGCAGTGGATAACACCTTGTTGAATCCGGATGACTGTTGGCAGCCTACAGATTTTCTTCCTGATATGGGCATGCCAGATGCTTTTGACGAAGTCAAGAAGCTCCAAGAGCGGGCGGCGGGAATTCCTGATACCATCATCACTTCTTTGATTGGTAATATGATCACGGAAGAAGCTCTACCAAGTTATCAGACATATTTTAACTTGTTGGAAGGGATTAACCCTGAAGGGAGTTTATTAAGTGAAAGAGGTTGGGTAAGATGGTCCAAAGCTTGGACGGCAGAGGAAAACCGTCACGGAGATTTGTTGAACAAATACCTTTATCTTTCTGGAAGGGCTGATATGAAAAAAGTGGAGCAGACCATCCACAGATTGATATATAATGGTTTTGATCCTAAATCTGAAAAAGACCCTTACCAAGCTATTATTTATACTTCCTTTCAGGAAAGGGCCACTAAGGTCAGCCATGTCAATACAGGAAAGTTAGCTGATAAAGCAGGTGATACCGTGTTGGCAAGAATATGTAAGCAAATAGCTGGTGATGAAGCACGTCATGAAAAGGCCTATAAGTCCTTTATGAAGCGAATCTTTGAAATTGATCCCAATGGTGCCATGCTTGCTTTTGAGAAAATGATGCGAAAGCAGATTGTTATGCCAGCGGTTTTGATGGGCAAAGGTGGTAGCAACCCAACTTTGTTTGATCAGTTCTCAGCCATTACCCAAAAGATTGGTGTGTATACGGGTTGGGACTATGCAAGGATCATTGATCACTTGGTGAAGTTATGGAAGATTGAGTCCATTACTGGACTTGAGGGAGCCGCTGCCAAAGCACAAGATTATTTGGCTGGGCTGTCAGATCGTTACATGAGGTTGGCCGATCGAATGAAAGCCCCTGATGAGATCAGCCTTGCCTGGTTGAAATAG
- a CDS encoding SusD/RagB family nutrient-binding outer membrane lipoprotein produces the protein MKKSLLILGIAAAGLFSSCDENLSDLNTDPKNPVEVEPEVLFTYGQYNLVNQMVNIDYNNNLDRFWANYLTQTTYIQESSYDAANRDVGGSLWDNIYTETLYELKEAKDIIKSREVSAALVPQRDNQLAMISVMEVYAYQYLVDNFGSIPFTEALDINNVTPVYDEGEYVYGAIIDSLDVAIASLDESAMGFSASSDILYGGDIAAWKKFANSIKLKIGMRLADSNPTEASTLVSEAVAAGVFESNADNAVYQFSSSQPYTNPIYDYFEVDSRASDFVVTQFFIDMLEDVNDPRMDVYFDDNIATGYVGGQYGASGNAYASLTHIDPALVEATFPGTILDYSFVAFSLAEAVERGFISGSAAEYYEAGVRASFEAWGLTGAEATLYLAQPSVNYLTAAGDYKQKIGMQKYIALYNQGHEAWTEARRLDYPELLTAVSNGVANPKRLIFPTNEPLINTTNYSSASSALGGDNTTSAIFWDMN, from the coding sequence ATGAAAAAGTCATTATTAATATTAGGTATAGCAGCAGCGGGACTATTTTCTTCTTGTGATGAAAATCTTTCCGATCTGAACACGGATCCTAAGAATCCGGTAGAGGTGGAACCAGAAGTATTGTTTACATATGGACAGTACAATTTGGTAAATCAAATGGTCAATATTGACTATAATAATAACTTGGATCGTTTTTGGGCCAACTATTTGACTCAAACTACTTATATCCAAGAGTCAAGTTACGATGCAGCCAATAGAGATGTTGGAGGTAGCCTTTGGGACAATATTTATACTGAGACATTGTATGAATTGAAAGAGGCCAAAGACATCATCAAATCTCGTGAGGTTAGCGCAGCATTGGTTCCTCAAAGGGACAATCAATTGGCAATGATCTCTGTAATGGAAGTTTATGCTTACCAATACCTAGTGGATAACTTTGGTAGTATTCCTTTCACTGAGGCTTTGGATATCAATAACGTTACTCCAGTTTATGACGAAGGAGAATACGTATATGGAGCCATCATTGATAGCTTGGATGTAGCCATTGCCAGCCTTGATGAAAGTGCAATGGGATTCAGTGCTTCTTCTGATATTCTTTATGGTGGTGATATTGCAGCTTGGAAAAAGTTTGCCAACTCCATCAAATTGAAAATTGGTATGAGACTGGCTGATTCTAATCCTACTGAAGCTTCTACTTTGGTTTCTGAGGCGGTGGCTGCAGGTGTTTTTGAATCAAATGCTGATAATGCGGTTTACCAATTTAGCAGCTCTCAGCCTTACACCAATCCTATCTATGATTATTTTGAGGTAGATAGTAGGGCTTCTGATTTTGTGGTTACCCAGTTCTTCATTGATATGTTGGAGGATGTGAATGATCCAAGAATGGATGTTTACTTTGATGACAATATTGCTACTGGATATGTAGGAGGGCAATATGGTGCGTCTGGTAATGCTTATGCTTCACTTACACATATCGATCCAGCTTTAGTAGAGGCAACTTTCCCAGGTACTATCTTAGATTATTCTTTCGTTGCATTTTCTTTGGCTGAGGCAGTAGAAAGAGGGTTTATCTCTGGAAGTGCTGCTGAATATTATGAAGCGGGTGTTCGAGCGTCATTTGAGGCTTGGGGATTAACTGGTGCTGAGGCTACACTTTACTTGGCGCAGCCATCAGTAAACTACCTGACCGCAGCTGGAGATTATAAGCAAAAGATTGGGATGCAAAAGTACATAGCATTATATAACCAAGGTCATGAAGCTTGGACAGAAGCAAGAAGGTTGGATTACCCAGAATTGTTAACAGCAGTTTCCAATGGTGTGGCCAATCCGAAGAGGTTGATCTTTCCTACGAATGAGCCTTTGATCAATACTACAAATTATTCTTCAGCAAGTAGCGCTTTAGGTGGTGACAATACTACTTCAGCTATTTTCTGGGACATGAATTAA
- a CDS encoding SusC/RagA family TonB-linked outer membrane protein, with protein sequence MKKRVQLTLLLCLFLQFSFAQTASVRGTVTSADNGEPIPGVSILVKGTSKGAVTDLDGKYTLSVPSEGKILIFSFIGMTTQEVTIGDQSVIDVALVSDAEELSEVVVTALGIEREERSLGYSVQEVTGDEVSKAKESSFISSLSGKVAGLSIKKSNSIGGSVNAVIRGSNSFTGNNQALFVVDGVPISNSNLNTSGQMSGGGGYDYGNAASDIDPETIESISVLKGATAAALYGSDAVNGVIMITTKKGAKKKNGLGVTLGHSTNFSVVDKSTFPKYQNKYGQGYGPYYGETGGFYDTDVNGDGELDLEVPAGEDASFGAAYDPNLMVYGWESFYPELDTYLTPSPWVAAQNGPDYIFQTGVGNITNVGLEGGNENGSVRFGYTNDDRSGILPNSKIKRNVVDIHANYRLSDKLSIDGKATYTRVEGKGRYGTGYDGKNVIQGLRQWFGTNVDLKAQEDAYNMTGSNITWNPLGSDDTSPHYFDNPYWTLFENYQNDQRNRFFGKFQANYEITDWLTAMARFGIDSYSDLQEERIAVGSLDQSEYSKFQRTFEQYNSDFILSFDKNLNESLSLTGLLGFNIRNTRVNSTRASTNGGLVVPGIYALSNSANALEPPVESDFHIRKYGYYGQVTLGYMDMLYLDMTGRIDRASTLPEGNNSYFYPSVAGSFVFSELIESSALSFGKLRLGYASVRGAGDPYSVINTFSSATPFDGVPMFFTPDTSNNPDLKPEKTDEMEIGVEVNFLNNRIGADISVYQKNTIDQILPVEVSSATGFNYKYVNAGEMENKGVEVSLFGDAIKTPDFSWRVNVNWAKNVNKVVSLYEGGENLLIYSAWSTAINARKGEAYGTITGTNYIFDESGQKVVGSDGKYLRTESTNEVIGNIQPDWIGGINNTFKYKGLAFSFLIDMQKGGDVISYDMGFGNATGLYAETAALNELGNPMRDPVTNDATSGGIILPGVTGDVAFNDDGSYTVTNSAPNDIRANAGDYLTPLGYYGGSSETGTYAPDAALVYDASFVKLREVSLMYDLPTRFFDNLFINQVSVGGFGRNLWIIHKNLPYSDPEYSASSGNLQGIQNGALPATREFGFNVNVKF encoded by the coding sequence ATGAAGAAAAGAGTACAATTAACCCTCTTGCTATGCCTGTTTTTGCAATTTTCTTTTGCACAAACAGCATCAGTAAGAGGTACGGTAACTTCAGCAGATAATGGAGAGCCGATCCCAGGAGTGAGTATTCTGGTAAAAGGTACCTCAAAAGGTGCTGTAACTGATCTTGATGGTAAATACACCCTTTCTGTACCATCTGAAGGAAAAATCTTAATTTTTTCATTTATTGGGATGACTACCCAAGAAGTGACAATCGGTGATCAATCGGTTATTGATGTTGCATTGGTTTCTGATGCTGAAGAATTGTCTGAAGTAGTAGTAACGGCATTGGGTATTGAAAGAGAAGAAAGGTCGCTTGGTTACTCTGTTCAGGAAGTGACTGGCGATGAGGTAAGCAAGGCGAAAGAATCAAGTTTTATTAGTTCTTTATCCGGTAAGGTAGCTGGTCTTAGCATTAAGAAGAGTAACTCCATCGGTGGTTCTGTAAATGCTGTAATTAGAGGGTCCAACTCATTTACAGGAAACAACCAAGCTTTGTTCGTAGTAGATGGTGTTCCCATTAGTAACTCTAACCTAAACACTTCCGGCCAGATGTCTGGAGGCGGAGGTTATGACTATGGTAACGCTGCTTCAGATATTGATCCTGAAACTATCGAATCGATATCTGTATTGAAAGGTGCTACTGCTGCCGCTCTTTACGGTTCTGATGCTGTAAACGGTGTAATCATGATTACCACTAAAAAAGGAGCTAAAAAGAAGAATGGACTTGGTGTAACTTTGGGACACTCAACCAATTTCAGTGTTGTAGACAAGAGCACTTTTCCTAAGTACCAGAACAAGTATGGTCAAGGGTATGGCCCATATTATGGTGAGACTGGTGGATTCTATGATACTGATGTTAACGGTGATGGGGAGTTGGATCTAGAAGTTCCAGCTGGTGAAGATGCTTCATTTGGAGCGGCATATGACCCGAACCTAATGGTTTACGGATGGGAGTCTTTCTATCCTGAGTTGGACACTTATTTGACTCCATCTCCATGGGTGGCTGCTCAGAATGGTCCTGACTACATTTTCCAAACAGGTGTTGGTAATATTACCAATGTTGGTTTAGAAGGTGGCAATGAGAATGGATCTGTAAGATTTGGCTATACAAATGATGATCGTTCTGGTATTTTGCCAAACAGTAAGATCAAAAGAAATGTTGTGGACATCCACGCAAATTATAGGTTAAGTGATAAGTTGTCAATCGACGGTAAGGCTACTTATACCAGAGTAGAAGGTAAAGGTAGATATGGTACTGGTTACGATGGCAAAAACGTTATTCAAGGTTTGCGTCAATGGTTTGGTACCAATGTGGACCTTAAAGCACAAGAAGATGCCTACAATATGACAGGAAGCAACATCACTTGGAACCCACTTGGTTCTGATGATACTTCTCCTCATTACTTTGATAATCCTTATTGGACATTGTTCGAAAACTATCAAAATGATCAGCGAAACAGGTTCTTTGGTAAGTTCCAAGCGAACTATGAAATTACTGATTGGTTGACAGCAATGGCCAGATTTGGTATTGATTCTTACTCTGACCTTCAAGAAGAGAGAATTGCTGTAGGAAGTTTGGATCAATCTGAATACTCTAAATTCCAGAGAACGTTTGAACAGTACAACAGTGACTTCATCTTATCATTTGACAAGAACCTAAACGAATCTTTGTCTTTGACAGGTTTGTTAGGTTTCAATATCAGAAATACACGTGTAAATTCTACTAGGGCTTCTACCAACGGTGGCCTAGTTGTTCCTGGGATCTATGCTTTGAGTAATTCTGCGAATGCTCTTGAGCCACCAGTTGAAAGTGATTTTCACATCAGAAAGTATGGGTATTATGGTCAGGTAACTTTGGGTTATATGGACATGTTGTACTTGGATATGACCGGAAGAATTGACCGTGCTTCTACTTTACCAGAAGGAAACAACAGTTACTTCTATCCTTCAGTAGCTGGTAGTTTTGTATTCAGTGAATTGATCGAAAGCTCTGCATTAAGCTTCGGTAAACTGAGATTGGGTTATGCGAGTGTGCGTGGTGCTGGTGATCCATACAGTGTAATCAACACCTTTAGCTCTGCCACTCCATTTGATGGTGTTCCGATGTTCTTTACCCCTGATACTTCTAATAACCCAGACCTTAAGCCTGAAAAAACGGATGAAATGGAGATTGGTGTGGAAGTAAACTTCTTAAACAATAGAATTGGTGCAGATATCTCCGTGTATCAGAAAAACACCATTGACCAAATCCTTCCTGTTGAAGTATCTTCAGCGACCGGCTTTAACTATAAATATGTAAACGCTGGAGAAATGGAGAACAAAGGGGTAGAGGTTAGCTTATTTGGTGATGCAATTAAAACACCTGATTTCTCTTGGAGAGTGAATGTCAACTGGGCCAAAAACGTAAACAAGGTGGTTTCCCTTTACGAAGGTGGAGAAAACCTATTGATTTATTCTGCTTGGTCTACTGCGATTAATGCCAGAAAAGGAGAAGCTTACGGAACAATCACTGGTACTAACTATATCTTTGATGAGTCAGGTCAAAAAGTTGTAGGTTCTGATGGTAAATACCTTAGAACTGAATCCACCAATGAAGTGATTGGTAACATTCAGCCTGACTGGATCGGTGGTATCAATAACACCTTTAAATACAAAGGGTTGGCATTCAGTTTCTTGATTGATATGCAAAAAGGAGGAGACGTGATCAGTTATGATATGGGCTTTGGTAATGCTACCGGTCTGTATGCTGAAACTGCTGCTTTGAATGAGTTAGGTAACCCAATGAGAGACCCTGTAACCAATGACGCCACTTCAGGAGGAATTATCCTACCAGGTGTGACAGGTGATGTGGCTTTTAATGATGATGGTAGTTACACGGTTACTAATTCTGCTCCTAATGACATCAGAGCAAATGCTGGAGATTATCTGACGCCACTTGGGTACTATGGTGGTTCTAGTGAGACTGGTACTTATGCTCCAGATGCAGCATTGGTTTATGATGCCTCATTTGTGAAATTAAGAGAGGTTAGTTTGATGTATGACCTACCGACCAGATTTTTTGATAATCTATTCATCAATCAAGTGTCTGTTGGTGGTTTTGGTAGAAACTTGTGGATCATTCACAAAAATCTTCCTTACTCTGATCCTGAGTATAGTGCAAGTTCAGGTAACCTACAAGGTATCCAGAATGGTGCTTTGCCAGCAACCAGAGAATTCGGTTTCAACGTAAATGTTAAATTCTAA
- a CDS encoding SusD/RagB family nutrient-binding outer membrane lipoprotein, whose amino-acid sequence MKSFKIKIFVFGLTALMVACDLDYEQNPNETNNPPTTGLLNDAVKKMMDDFYDEWFQGRFTLVGMQYWTQTAYADEDRYVYRESQRETWEDFYANLENLRKVIYLNSNEETMVENSQYGSNENQIAVARILMSWTFNIMADTWGDIPYYSYGSDDPDFQALQVADSEEEILSPVYATQSKIYEDILNELQDAESMIDVDALGVQADNIYGGEDEQMALWKKLANSLRLRVALKIRGINPSLADSHIADALSKGVFTSNAENAGFIYESSDVNASPFYRAFNVNNRTDFAISHPFCQLLLGNNLVDHNGVDITANPFFGTEDPRLEKFAIPNRDGNYVGMPVSENSADAGVYPWESSPGDDIINKPDYSQSLIEFAEISFILSELNGWDQTHYENGVRASMEKWGVATSEIDAYIAALPPANEENVLTQKYIALYMDAHTAWQEYRRTGYPHTLILPGTDFSVTPVPGTTIDYTFSSLVEGLTDIPFRLQYPDFERTLNGSNRSEAVSRLSNGDVLDSKLWWDVN is encoded by the coding sequence ATGAAAAGCTTCAAAATAAAAATATTTGTATTTGGATTGACAGCCTTGATGGTTGCTTGTGATCTGGATTATGAGCAAAACCCGAATGAGACAAACAATCCTCCAACGACTGGCCTGCTAAATGATGCAGTAAAGAAGATGATGGATGACTTCTACGATGAGTGGTTTCAAGGTCGTTTTACTTTGGTTGGTATGCAGTATTGGACGCAGACTGCCTACGCTGATGAAGATCGTTACGTGTATCGGGAGTCTCAAAGGGAAACTTGGGAGGATTTTTATGCGAATTTGGAAAATTTAAGAAAGGTAATCTACTTAAACAGCAATGAAGAGACCATGGTGGAAAATAGCCAGTATGGATCCAATGAAAACCAAATAGCGGTGGCCCGAATTTTAATGTCTTGGACATTTAATATTATGGCTGACACTTGGGGAGATATACCTTATTACTCTTACGGTTCAGACGATCCTGATTTTCAGGCCTTGCAAGTTGCGGATTCGGAGGAGGAAATCCTTTCTCCAGTTTATGCTACACAGTCAAAGATTTATGAAGATATATTGAATGAACTGCAAGATGCTGAGTCGATGATCGATGTGGATGCGTTGGGGGTCCAGGCAGATAATATCTATGGAGGAGAAGATGAGCAAATGGCTTTGTGGAAAAAGCTTGCCAACTCACTGCGCTTAAGGGTTGCATTAAAGATAAGGGGCATAAACCCTTCTTTGGCTGATTCCCACATTGCGGATGCTTTATCAAAAGGTGTTTTTACTTCCAATGCGGAGAATGCTGGATTTATATATGAATCCAGTGATGTGAATGCATCTCCTTTTTACAGGGCGTTCAATGTCAACAACAGAACCGATTTTGCTATTTCCCACCCGTTTTGTCAATTGCTTTTGGGAAATAACCTGGTTGATCATAATGGTGTGGATATTACTGCAAATCCGTTCTTTGGGACTGAAGATCCACGTCTGGAAAAATTTGCTATTCCTAATAGAGATGGTAATTATGTTGGCATGCCAGTGAGTGAAAACTCAGCAGATGCTGGTGTGTACCCATGGGAAAGCTCTCCAGGAGATGATATCATCAATAAGCCGGATTATAGTCAATCTTTAATCGAATTTGCTGAAATATCCTTTATCCTATCTGAATTGAACGGTTGGGATCAGACTCACTATGAGAATGGGGTAAGGGCATCTATGGAGAAATGGGGAGTGGCTACAAGTGAAATTGATGCTTACATAGCGGCATTGCCACCTGCAAATGAAGAGAATGTATTGACACAGAAGTACATTGCACTCTATATGGATGCGCATACGGCTTGGCAGGAATATAGACGAACAGGATATCCGCATACCTTGATTTTGCCTGGAACAGATTTTAGTGTGACTCCTGTACCCGGTACTACCATTGATTATACATTTTCTTCATTGGTGGAAGGACTTACAGATATTCCTTTTAGGCTGCAGTACCCTGACTTTGAAAGGACCTTGAATGGTTCCAATAGAAGTGAAGCTGTGAGTCGTTTGTCCAATGGTGATGTACTCGATTCAAAACTTTGGTGGGATGTGAATTAA
- a CDS encoding SusC/RagA family TonB-linked outer membrane protein — protein sequence MKKSVRLALLLCMMVHYVFAQSVTVTGTVTSEDNGEPIPGVSILVKGTSTGAVTDLDGVYSLDVPSGGEVLIFSFIGMTTREVVIGGRTQIDVALASDAKELTEVVVTAMGITREKASLGYSVQAVESEELNKSQQTDVLSSLAGRVSGVQLSSSTNMGGSKRITIRGASSFFGENQPLIVIDGLPVNNSNFNDENMQEGSGGFDYGNMLNDLNPNDIESISVLKGTAAALYGSRAANGVIVITTKKGTPGQESFSVDVSSSVNFESIYLMPDLQRKYGGGAIISDEDGGQDGFEVANINGTDYKVVQYGVDESWGPRYDPNISVLHWDAFSEDYPEDYLQPRPWVAPANDVRDFFETGVSYVNSVSVSSSNVNSSVRLAYSNTKTSGTLPGSELTKNNFSINGQTKVLEKLTAQSSLNYVRTATKGRPLLGYPASNQPYGSPLGQILFQWTQRQIDYERSKKYLNSDGTQRSWNRNSWDDPTPHYSDNHYWAAYKNYADDERDRFYGNVGLSYEIIEGLNLGGRVSGDLYTFYNRERVAVGSQAQSYYYEAVRNNYEYNYELTLRYQRQLNEDLNLSALVGGNQMRQRLHLNRGETSGGLVVPELYNLLNSAGAVLVNDETTKKSINSLFATANLGYKDMLYLDLTARNDWSTTLPEDNNSYFYPSASLSFLFSDVVSLPWLSFGKVRIGAARVSKDTDPYNVYTTYKFNTDGTFQGSPRVYTPEELLNSELKPENTDTWEIGLEASLFKDRVGFDVTYFKNVTTDQIIPLELSRATGYDAKFINAGEIVNKGIEIMLRGTPVQIRDFRWDITINYTKIDNEVISIIDGIEAMDIGSAPFDGVTLRASVGERYGQLWGYDYIYDDQGNRVVQDNGYWARTQNLVPLGSVMPDYNMGIRNYFTYGGFDLSALIDIQKGGKFYSVSHMWGHYAGTWGPTAGVNDQGNEIRSPVADGGGIRLEGVTGDIEFNEDGSYSVSNTAPNETYVSGQGWAARYYHGFGMPSAQSVFDADYIKVRELALGYNFDMGGNEFIRSLRVSAYGRNLWTFGLDYKGLDPEIAVNGSGNIQGIEGAFMPTSRTFGFKVDIGL from the coding sequence ATGAAGAAAAGTGTACGTTTAGCCTTGTTGCTATGTATGATGGTGCATTATGTTTTTGCGCAATCAGTTACAGTGACAGGAACGGTGACTTCAGAGGATAATGGAGAACCGATTCCGGGTGTTAGTATTCTGGTGAAGGGGACCTCTACAGGTGCCGTCACAGATTTGGATGGTGTGTACTCTTTGGATGTACCATCAGGTGGAGAAGTGTTGATTTTCTCTTTTATTGGGATGACTACCAGAGAAGTGGTCATTGGAGGTAGAACTCAGATTGATGTTGCTTTGGCATCCGATGCCAAGGAATTGACAGAGGTGGTGGTGACTGCTATGGGTATCACCAGGGAAAAAGCTTCTTTGGGCTATTCAGTGCAAGCTGTTGAGTCAGAAGAGCTGAATAAGTCGCAGCAGACAGATGTTTTGAGTTCTCTTGCTGGCCGGGTTTCTGGGGTGCAACTGTCATCATCTACCAATATGGGAGGCTCTAAGAGAATTACGATTCGTGGAGCCAGTTCTTTCTTTGGGGAAAATCAGCCATTGATTGTTATTGATGGTTTGCCAGTCAATAATTCCAATTTCAATGATGAGAATATGCAGGAAGGAAGTGGTGGATTTGACTATGGGAATATGTTGAATGACCTTAACCCGAATGATATAGAGAGTATTTCTGTATTGAAAGGTACAGCAGCGGCCTTGTATGGTTCGAGAGCTGCAAACGGTGTGATTGTGATTACAACTAAAAAAGGTACACCGGGCCAAGAAAGCTTTAGTGTTGATGTCAGTTCTTCGGTCAATTTTGAGAGTATATACTTGATGCCTGACCTTCAAAGGAAATACGGTGGAGGTGCGATCATCAGTGATGAGGACGGCGGCCAAGACGGTTTTGAAGTAGCAAATATCAATGGGACAGATTATAAGGTCGTTCAATATGGAGTGGATGAGAGTTGGGGGCCTAGGTATGATCCTAATATTTCAGTTTTACACTGGGACGCTTTTAGTGAGGATTATCCGGAAGATTACTTACAGCCTAGGCCATGGGTAGCACCAGCAAATGATGTTCGAGATTTTTTTGAAACAGGAGTGTCCTATGTAAACTCCGTCTCGGTATCAAGTTCTAACGTGAATTCTTCGGTTCGCTTGGCCTATTCCAACACGAAAACCTCAGGAACTTTGCCTGGTTCTGAGCTTACCAAAAACAATTTCTCTATTAATGGTCAGACCAAAGTTTTAGAGAAGCTAACTGCACAATCTTCTTTGAATTATGTCCGAACAGCTACTAAAGGCCGACCATTGTTAGGGTACCCAGCTTCTAACCAGCCATATGGTAGTCCTTTGGGGCAAATTTTGTTCCAGTGGACCCAAAGACAAATCGATTATGAACGTTCCAAAAAATACCTGAACAGTGATGGTACACAGCGTTCATGGAACCGAAACTCATGGGATGATCCAACTCCACATTATTCAGACAACCATTATTGGGCTGCTTATAAAAACTATGCCGATGATGAGCGGGATAGGTTCTATGGAAATGTAGGTTTGAGTTATGAAATAATTGAAGGCTTAAATCTAGGAGGTAGAGTAAGTGGCGATTTGTATACTTTCTACAATCGTGAAAGGGTTGCAGTAGGGTCGCAAGCACAATCCTATTATTATGAGGCGGTAAGGAACAATTATGAGTACAATTATGAACTCACCCTGAGATACCAAAGACAACTTAATGAAGACTTGAACTTAAGTGCATTAGTAGGTGGTAACCAGATGAGGCAAAGACTCCATCTGAACAGAGGGGAGACTTCGGGAGGATTGGTAGTTCCTGAATTGTATAATTTGCTGAATTCGGCAGGAGCGGTATTGGTCAATGACGAGACGACCAAAAAATCAATTAATAGTTTGTTTGCTACTGCAAACCTCGGCTACAAAGACATGTTGTATTTGGACTTGACAGCGAGGAATGACTGGTCTACCACTTTGCCTGAGGACAACAACAGTTATTTTTATCCTTCAGCCTCTTTGAGTTTCTTATTCTCTGATGTGGTCAGTTTACCTTGGTTAAGCTTTGGTAAGGTGAGGATTGGCGCGGCGAGGGTTTCCAAAGACACCGATCCTTATAATGTATATACCACCTATAAGTTCAATACAGATGGTACATTTCAAGGTTCTCCAAGGGTTTATACCCCAGAAGAATTGTTAAATAGTGAGTTGAAGCCAGAGAATACCGATACTTGGGAGATTGGGCTTGAGGCAAGCTTATTTAAAGACCGGGTAGGCTTTGATGTTACTTATTTTAAAAATGTTACAACGGATCAGATTATTCCTTTGGAGCTTTCTAGGGCTACTGGTTACGATGCCAAATTTATCAATGCCGGTGAGATAGTGAACAAAGGCATTGAGATCATGCTAAGGGGTACTCCTGTTCAGATTAGGGATTTCCGATGGGATATTACGATTAACTATACCAAAATCGACAATGAGGTCATCAGTATAATAGATGGTATTGAAGCAATGGATATTGGTAGTGCACCATTTGATGGAGTGACATTGAGGGCCTCGGTGGGTGAAAGGTATGGCCAGTTGTGGGGATATGATTATATCTACGATGATCAAGGCAACCGAGTAGTTCAGGACAATGGTTATTGGGCGAGGACTCAAAACCTGGTTCCACTGGGTTCGGTTATGCCCGATTATAATATGGGGATTAGAAACTATTTTACTTACGGAGGATTTGATTTGAGTGCGCTGATCGATATCCAAAAAGGAGGTAAGTTTTACTCAGTTTCCCATATGTGGGGTCATTACGCAGGTACATGGGGTCCTACCGCAGGAGTCAATGATCAGGGCAATGAAATACGTTCGCCGGTAGCTGATGGAGGTGGTATCAGGCTTGAAGGTGTCACTGGAGATATAGAGTTTAATGAAGATGGCTCATATTCAGTCAGTAACACTGCTCCAAATGAAACCTATGTGTCAGGACAGGGATGGGCAGCCCGTTATTATCATGGATTTGGGATGCCAAGTGCCCAGAGTGTTTTTGATGCAGATTACATCAAAGTCAGGGAGTTGGCTCTTGGTTACAACTTTGATATGGGAGGCAATGAGTTTATCAGAAGCTTAAGGGTTTCTGCCTATGGAAGAAACCTTTGGACTTTTGGATTGGATTATAAAGGCTTGGATCCTGAAATAGCGGTCAACGGTTCCGGTAATATTCAAGGAATTGAAGGTGCATTTATGCCTACTTCGAGAACATTTGGGTTTAAGGTAGATATTGGACTATAA